From Jaculus jaculus isolate mJacJac1 chromosome 19, mJacJac1.mat.Y.cur, whole genome shotgun sequence, a single genomic window includes:
- the Mex3a gene encoding RNA-binding protein MEX3A has product MPSLVVSGIMERNGGFGELGCFGGSAKDRGLLEDERALQLALDQLCLLGLGEPPAPTAGEDGGGGGGGAPTQPAAPPQPAPPPPQQQQPPAAPPAAPTAAPAAQTPQPPAAPKGTSDAKLCALYKEAELRLKGSSNTTECVPVPTSEHVAEIVGRQGCKIKALRAKTNTYIKTPVRGEEPVFMVTGRREDVATARREIISAAEHFSMIRASRNKSGAAFGVAPALPGQVTIRVRVPYRVVGLVVGPKGATIKRIQQQTNTYIITPSRDRDPVFEITGAPGNVERAREEIETHIAVRTGKILEYNSDSDFLAGSPDAALESRYSDAWRVHPPGCKPLSTFRQNSLGCIGECGVDTAFEAPRLGEQGGDFGYGAGGGSGGGGYLFPGYGVGKQDVYYGVAETSPPLWAGQENATPTSVLFAAAAAAAASSSSSSSSSAKARAAGPPGAHRSPAAAAASAGPELTALPRRPPGEPLQGFSKLGAGGLRSPGGGGGGGGGGGGGGRDCMVCFESEVTAALVPCGHNLFCMECAVRICERTDPECPVCHITATQAIRIFS; this is encoded by the exons ATGCCTAGTCTAGTGGTATCTGGAATAATGGAAAGAAATGGGGGCTTTGGAGAACTAGGATGTTTCGGGGGAAGCGCTAAGGACCGAGGGCTGCTGGAAGACGAGCGCGCCCTTCAGCTGGCTCTCGATcaactctgcctcctgggttTGGGGGAGCCCCCCGCCCCCACGGCGGGCGAGGATGGGGGAGGCGGGGGGGGCGGCGCCCCCACGCAACCGGCCGCCCCCCCGCAGccggccccgccgccgccgcagcagcagcagccgcccGCGGCTCCCCCGGCCGCCCCGACGGCGGCCCCCGCGGCGCAGACGCCCCAGCCCCCCGCCGCCCCCAAAGGGACGAGCGACGCCAAGCTCTGCGCTCTCTACAAAGAGGCCGAGCTGCGCCTGAAGGGCAGCAGCAACACCACCGAGTGTGTCCCCGTGCCCACCTCCGAGCACGTGGCCGAGATCGTGGGCAGGCAAG GCTGCAAGATTAAGGCCTTGAGAGCCAAGACCAACACTTACATCAAGACACCTGTGCGGGGCGAGGAACCTGTATTCATGGTGACAGGCAGGCGGGAGGACGTGGCCACAGCCCGCCGGGAAATCATCTCGGCGGCCGAGCACTTCTCTATGATCCGAGCCTCACGCAACAAGTCAGGCGCAGCCTTTGGGGTGGCGCCCGCGCTGCCGGGCCAAGTGACCATCCGTGTCCGCGTGCCCTACCGCGTGGTGGGACTGGTGGTGGGTCCCAAGGGGGCAACCATCAAACGCATCCAGCAGCAGACCAACACGTACATCATCACGCCCAGCCGCGACCGCGACCCGGTGTTCGAGATCACGGGCGCCCCGGGCAACGTGGAGCGCGCGCGCGAGGAGATCGAGACGCACATCGCCGTGCGCACGGGCAAGATCCTCGAGTACAACAGCGACAGCGACTTCCTGGCGGGCAGCCCGGACGCCGCCCTGGAGAGCCGCTACTCGGACGCCTGGAGGGTGCATCCACCGGGCTGCAAGCCCCTGTCCACCTTCCGGCAGAACAGCCTGGGTTGCATCGGCGAGTGCGGCGTGGACACGGCCTTCGAGGCCCCGCGTCTCGGCGAGCAGGGCGGGGACTTCGGCTACGGCGcgggcggcggcagcggcggcggcgggtaTCTGTTTCCGGGCTACGGCGTGGGCAAGCAGGACGTGTACTACGGCGTCGCCGAGACCAGTCCCCCGCTGTGGGCGGGCCAGGAGAACGCCACGCCCACCTCGGTGCTCTTCGCggccgcggccgccgccgccgcgtcctcgtcgtcgtcgtcgtcttCCTCCGCCAAGGCCCGCGCCGCCGGCCCTCCCGGTGCGCACCGCtccccggccgccgccgccgcctccgccggcCCCGAGCTGACCGCGCTCCCGCGGCGTCCACCCGGCGAACCGCTGCAGGGCTTCTCGAAACTCGGGGCCGGTGGGCTGCGGAGTCCCGGCGggggcggaggcggcggcggcggcggcggcggcggcgggcgggatTGCATGGTTTGCTTTGAGAGCGAAGTGACCGCCGCCCTCGTGCCCTGTGGACACAACCTCTTCTGCATGGAGTGCGCAGTGCGCATCTGCGAGAGGACGGACCCCGAGTGTCCCGTCTGCCATATCACCGCCACACAAGCCATCCGAATATTCTCCTAA